Proteins from a single region of Nocardiopsis dassonvillei subsp. dassonvillei DSM 43111:
- a CDS encoding ABC transporter permease, whose amino-acid sequence MTAATAPSSAPRPLAHGSLPPRRPTRAQRLRKAGADTLVLTRRNFRHMVRDPFEPAIAITMPVVVVLLFGYVFGDVMAPPGTENYREFLVPAMLAMVMLYGIGGTASGIARDTARDVMSRFRSMPMSPAALLGARALADMARACLEVALLLLVGFAMGWRAGEGLSGALAAVGVLLLFRLALVWLGVLLGLVLPTADSVSMIVYPLTFPLSMLSTSFVPSEAMPSWLAPVAEWNPLSAVVTAARDLFGNPSLPSDAWPAENALLVAVALPVAVMLLVTPLAVRRFRRLSR is encoded by the coding sequence ATGACCGCCGCCACCGCCCCCTCGTCCGCCCCGCGCCCGCTGGCCCACGGGAGCCTGCCGCCCCGCCGGCCCACCCGGGCCCAGCGCCTGCGCAAGGCGGGGGCCGACACCCTGGTGCTGACCCGCCGCAACTTCCGGCACATGGTCCGCGACCCCTTCGAACCGGCCATCGCGATCACCATGCCGGTGGTGGTGGTGCTCCTGTTCGGCTACGTGTTCGGTGACGTGATGGCGCCCCCGGGCACGGAGAACTACCGCGAATTCCTGGTCCCGGCGATGCTGGCGATGGTCATGCTCTACGGCATCGGCGGCACCGCCTCCGGGATCGCCCGCGACACCGCCCGCGACGTGATGAGCCGCTTCCGGTCCATGCCCATGTCCCCCGCGGCCCTGCTCGGCGCCCGCGCCCTGGCGGACATGGCGCGCGCCTGCCTGGAGGTGGCCCTGCTGCTCCTGGTCGGGTTCGCGATGGGCTGGCGCGCCGGGGAGGGGCTCTCCGGAGCCCTGGCCGCCGTCGGCGTGCTGCTGCTCTTCAGGCTGGCCTTGGTGTGGCTCGGGGTGCTGCTGGGTCTGGTGCTGCCCACGGCCGACTCCGTGAGCATGATCGTCTACCCGCTGACGTTCCCGCTCAGCATGCTCTCGACGAGCTTCGTCCCGTCCGAGGCCATGCCCTCCTGGCTGGCCCCGGTCGCCGAGTGGAACCCGCTGTCGGCGGTGGTCACCGCCGCCCGTGACCTGTTCGGCAACCCGTCCCTGCCCTCGGACGCCTGGCCCGCGGAGAACGCCCTGCTCGTGGCCGTGGCCCTGCCGGTGGCCGTCATGCTCCTGGTCACCCCGCTGGCCGTGCGCCGCTTCCGGCGGCTCAGCCGCTGA
- a CDS encoding ATP-binding cassette domain-containing protein — protein sequence MSHTTPAISAEGLRKSYGATRALDGLDLTVGAGSVFGLLGPNGAGKTTAVRVLATLLRPDSGHARVAGYDVLAQADRVRAEIGLTGQYASVDELLTGRENLVMFGRLYGLTPRGADERARALLERFDLVGAADRRADGYSGGMRRRLDLAVSLIQEPGVLFLDEPTTGLDPRSRLQVWESVRALTASGTTVLLTTQYLEEADQLADAVAVIDHGRVIAEGTPDSLKSQVGGDRLDVVVRDPADLDTAARLLGAAVSARASVHRDEQRVSVPAEDRMEALTRAVRALDGSGLRVEDIGVRRPSLDEVFLGLTGTTAADHDGARQAPQEVSR from the coding sequence ATGTCCCACACGACCCCGGCCATCAGCGCCGAGGGGTTGCGCAAGAGCTACGGGGCCACCCGCGCCCTGGACGGCCTCGACCTGACCGTCGGGGCCGGGAGCGTCTTCGGCCTGCTCGGCCCCAACGGCGCCGGCAAGACCACCGCCGTGCGTGTCCTGGCCACCCTGCTGCGCCCCGACTCCGGGCACGCCCGCGTCGCCGGGTACGACGTGCTCGCCCAGGCCGACCGCGTGCGCGCCGAGATCGGCCTGACCGGCCAGTACGCCTCGGTCGACGAACTCCTCACCGGGCGCGAGAACCTCGTCATGTTCGGCCGCCTGTACGGCCTCACCCCCCGGGGCGCCGACGAGCGCGCCCGTGCCCTGCTGGAGCGCTTCGACCTCGTCGGGGCCGCCGACCGCCGCGCCGACGGTTACTCCGGCGGGATGCGCCGCCGCCTGGACCTGGCCGTCAGCCTCATCCAGGAGCCCGGCGTCCTGTTCCTGGACGAGCCCACCACCGGGCTGGACCCCCGCAGCCGCCTCCAGGTCTGGGAGTCGGTGCGCGCCCTGACCGCCTCCGGAACGACCGTGCTGCTCACCACCCAGTACCTGGAGGAGGCCGACCAGCTCGCCGACGCCGTCGCCGTCATCGACCACGGCCGCGTCATCGCCGAGGGCACCCCCGACTCCCTCAAGTCGCAGGTGGGCGGCGACCGCCTCGACGTGGTCGTGCGCGACCCCGCCGACCTGGACACCGCCGCGCGGCTCCTGGGCGCGGCCGTGTCCGCGCGGGCCAGCGTGCACCGCGACGAGCAGCGCGTCAGCGTTCCGGCCGAGGACCGCATGGAGGCGCTGACCCGGGCCGTGCGCGCCCTGGACGGCTCCGGCCTGCGGGTGGAGGACATCGGCGTCCGCCGCCCGAGCCTGGACGAGGTCTTCCTCGGCCTGACCGGAACGACCGCCGCCGACCACGACGGCGCCCGCCAAGCCCCTCAGGAGGTGTCCCGATGA
- a CDS encoding TetR/AcrR family transcriptional regulator — MTAEHQGTSRMERDVELLWGLRQPESRRGPKPRLSREAVVEAAVALADAEGLEAVSMQRVAKELGYTTMSLYRYVDSKEDMLVLMSDAAMDGDPPPPREDVDWRTGVEEWVRGLVAMYRRHPWAVYLSLNGPPSGPNGLRWMESGLREVSRSGLDLGWSLQMLTMLSAVLRETVRIELDISRAARAAGGTMADTGRDYSRGLRRVVTAEGFPTIDRLLREGVLEESPDTPREDAGGPAEDLDFSIRRILDGIEVYVERQRAQEKPEGPAGAGE, encoded by the coding sequence ATGACGGCCGAGCACCAGGGGACGAGCCGGATGGAGCGCGATGTCGAGCTCCTGTGGGGACTGCGCCAGCCCGAATCGCGGAGGGGACCCAAGCCCCGGCTCAGCCGGGAGGCGGTGGTGGAGGCGGCGGTCGCCCTCGCCGACGCCGAGGGCCTGGAGGCCGTGTCCATGCAGCGGGTGGCCAAGGAGCTGGGCTACACCACGATGTCGCTGTACCGGTACGTGGACAGCAAGGAGGACATGCTCGTCCTCATGAGCGACGCGGCCATGGACGGCGATCCGCCCCCGCCGCGCGAGGACGTGGACTGGCGGACCGGCGTGGAGGAGTGGGTCCGCGGGTTGGTCGCGATGTACCGCCGCCACCCGTGGGCGGTCTACCTCTCCCTGAACGGGCCGCCCAGCGGACCCAACGGGTTGCGCTGGATGGAGTCGGGGCTGCGCGAGGTCTCCCGGTCCGGCCTGGACCTCGGCTGGTCGCTCCAGATGCTGACGATGCTGTCCGCCGTCCTGCGCGAGACGGTCCGCATCGAACTGGACATCAGCCGCGCGGCCCGGGCGGCGGGCGGCACGATGGCCGACACCGGGCGCGACTACAGCAGGGGGCTGCGCCGGGTCGTCACCGCGGAGGGGTTCCCCACCATCGACCGGCTGCTCCGGGAGGGGGTTCTGGAGGAGTCCCCGGACACCCCGCGGGAGGACGCGGGCGGACCCGCGGAGGACCTGGACTTCTCCATCCGCCGGATCCTGGACGGCATCGAGGTCTACGTGGAGCGCCAGCGCGCGCAGGAAAAGCCGGAAGGCCCCGCGGGCGCGGGGGAATGA
- a CDS encoding class I SAM-dependent methyltransferase, with protein sequence MTEHQEQTRAGYDGVVELYASMFADRLETQPFSRNMIGTFAELVRATGNPRAADVGCGPGHLTAMLCELGLDARGFDLSPGMVEHARRAHSALRFDEARMEALPVGDGALGGVLAHYSMIHTPPGELPALLAEQVRVLAPGGLLLASFFATEGPEPVRFDHRVAPAYSWPVDRFAELLTGAGLVVFARLLHDPASERGFLDAHVLARLP encoded by the coding sequence GTGACAGAGCACCAGGAACAGACCAGGGCGGGCTACGACGGGGTCGTGGAGCTGTACGCGTCGATGTTCGCCGACCGGCTGGAGACGCAGCCGTTCTCGCGCAACATGATCGGTACCTTCGCCGAGCTGGTACGCGCGACGGGGAACCCGCGGGCGGCCGACGTCGGCTGCGGGCCCGGGCACCTGACGGCCATGCTGTGCGAGCTGGGGCTGGACGCCCGCGGGTTCGACCTCTCCCCGGGCATGGTCGAGCACGCCCGGCGGGCCCATTCGGCGCTGCGGTTCGACGAGGCGCGGATGGAGGCACTGCCGGTCGGGGACGGCGCGCTCGGCGGCGTGCTGGCCCACTACTCGATGATCCACACCCCGCCCGGGGAGCTGCCCGCGCTGCTCGCCGAGCAGGTGCGCGTCCTGGCGCCGGGGGGCCTGCTCCTGGCCTCGTTCTTCGCGACCGAGGGACCGGAGCCGGTCCGCTTCGACCACAGGGTGGCGCCCGCCTACAGCTGGCCGGTGGACCGGTTCGCGGAGCTGCTGACCGGGGCGGGGCTGGTGGTGTTCGCCCGGCTGCTCCACGACCCGGCCTCCGAGCGGGGCTTCCTGGACGCCCACGTGCTGGCGCGTCTGCCTTAG